AAGTGCTGCTATAGTTGATTCAGGTTTTGTTGATTTGGAGTCATTTATAAATGTTATACCCTTTATCCTTCCAGCATACTGGAGTCTATGTTCAAGTCCTTTAAAATCCTTAAGTGTCTTTCTTATGGCTTCAACCTTTGCACCCATAATATAAGCTCCAAGAGATGCTCCAAGTATATTCCTTATGTTGAATTCCCCTCTTAACAGTATATCTTTGGAATCAATTATTTCTTTTTTTATATTGTCAAATTGAATTAGAAGTTTTCCATTTGTTAGATACGCTCCTTCCACCTCTTTCTTTGTTGAAAAGAAAAGAACTCTTGAGTTTATATTATTGGAGAGATTTCTTACAGTCTTATCGTCGTAGTTTAATATTGCATAATCTTTATCTGTTTGATTTATAAAGGTCCTCTTCTTTACTTCAAGATACTCTTCCATTGTGGAGTATCTATTCAAATGGTCTTCATGGAAACTTACAAATATCACCACATGAGGTTTAAATCTTTTTATTGTTTCAAGTTGAAAACAGGAGACCTCAAGCACAAATATTCCGTCTCTCTTATCCATTACAATCTTGGAGAGCGGTATCCCAATGTTACCACCAATAGTCACCGGTAGACCAGAATTTTTGAGGAATAGATACGTAAGGGTGGTGGTGGTGCTTTTTCCGGATGTGCCAGTTATGGCAATAACTTCTCCATTTATAAATCTGAATCCAAACTCAAGTTCACCAATTATCTCTATTCCTTTCTCTCTTGCCTCTTTCAAAACTGGGATGTTTAAGGGAACTCCAGGGCTTACCACTATAAGATCTGAGTTTAGGATTCTTTCAGAGTTTTTCCCAAACTCATACTCAACTCC
This Caldisericia bacterium DNA region includes the following protein-coding sequences:
- the murD gene encoding UDP-N-acetylmuramoyl-L-alanine--D-glutamate ligase; this translates as MNLLNKRVSVIGIGSTKFSGFYAALLAKKEGAKVFLSEKRGEERFKDLIEDLRKEGVEYEFGKNSERILNSDLIVVSPGVPLNIPVLKEAREKGIEIIGELEFGFRFINGEVIAITGTSGKSTTTTLTYLFLKNSGLPVTIGGNIGIPLSKIVMDKRDGIFVLEVSCFQLETIKRFKPHVVIFVSFHEDHLNRYSTMEEYLEVKKRTFINQTDKDYAILNYDDKTVRNLSNNINSRVLFFSTKKEVEGAYLTNGKLLIQFDNIKKEIIDSKDILLRGEFNIRNILGASLGAYIMGAKVEAIRKTLKDFKGLEHRLQYAGRIKGITFINDSKSTKPESTIAALSAFPKGRIILLLGGSSKKTDFHKLINFSVDRVKYILLMGETAPEIEKILKEIGFKSYKKVKNLREAVEVALNIGEKGDFFLLSPACASFDMFVDFEDRGEKFIKIVEEMSEKKS